The DNA segment CTGGAAATCAATTACCTTAATAGGAATAGACACTTGGGCATGTTGCTCAAGTGTTTTTTTATGTAATCGAATGATACTGAATTTCATTCTCAATTAGATATTAATTTTATCAATTAGTTTGAAAAGGTTTTTGAAAAGTGCTATAATAACAAGTGAATTAGAAAGAGCTAATTTTATTCTTAATTATAATAATTATTGTTTAATCTGTTTTTCGCATTTGCGAGAGCAGATTTTTGTGTTTTTTAGAGTAATGGGAATCATTATCATTTGGAGAGGATGAGTAGGATGAAAGAATGGATGAAACGGAATTGGCAATTTGTAACGACTGGTATTAGTGGGATTTTAATTATTGTAGGGTGGTTAGTCGGCAATGAAGTCGGTGATTTTTGGACTGCAGTAATTTTTCTGAGTGCGTTTGTTATCGGTGGTTTTGAACAAGCCAAAGAAGGAATTCAAGCAACTATTAAAACGAAAAAGTTAAATGTAGAACTATTGATGATTTTAGCGGCTACAGGTGCTTCAATCATCGGTTATTGGTTTGAAGGTGCCATACTAATCTTTATTTTTTCCGTTAGTGGGGCTTTAGAGACGTATACAACAAATAAAAGTAAACGCGAAATTACGAAATTGATGGCGTTTCAACCAGAGCGAGCATTTCTTTTACTACCAAATGGAGATTTAAAAGAAATTGCTGCAAAAGATTTACAATTGGATGATATGGTATTAGTTCGACCCGGAGAAAGTGTGCCAATAGATGGGGTTATTGTTCGTGGTTCGACAACTTTAAACGAAGCGGCAATTAATGGCGAATCAGTGCCTGCCATGAAATCTGCTGGTTCGGAAGTGTTTGGTGGAACAGTCAATGTAAGTAGTGCTATTACGGTTAAAGTAACTCAAACTTTCGATAATACGATTTTCAGTAAGATTATTCGGTTAGTAGAAACAGCTCAAAGCGAACCTTCCAAAACAGCGCGTTTTATTGAACGGTTTGAAGATGCTTATGTCAAAGCAGTGTTGTTGTTTGTTTTAGTAATGATGTTTTTACCACATTTTGCGCTAGGATGGTCTTGGAATGAGACTTTTTATCGGGCGATGGTTTTATTAACGGTTGCTTCTCCGTGTGCATTAGTGGCATCAGTGACTCCTGCGACATTAGCGGCAATTTCTAATGGTGCACGCCATGGTATTTTATTTAAAGGCGGTGTACACTTAGAAAATTTGCGTGGTATAAAGGCGATCGCATTTGATAAAACAGGGACTCTAACAAATGGAACTCCAGTTTTAACAGATCGATTGTTTGCAGAAAATGTTGATAAACAGGAAATAATAAATATGGTTGTGGCATTAGAACGGCAATCTTTACATCCATTGGCTGCGGCAATTACACAAGATTTGGATGCAGAAGTAACGAAAAATATAACAGAAATAGAAATAACAGACGTCCCTGGTTGGGGAGTGCAAGCGGATTATAAAGGAGAGATATGGCAAGTTGGTAAAGCTGGTTTTGTTGGAACAGAGAGCGCTAGAGAGTTTTTGAGTGGTGCCTTTGAGAAACTTGCTAGTGAAGGGAAAACCGTTGTCTATGTTGCTAAATCGGGTGTTGTATTAGCGATGTTTGCACTTAAAGATACCTGCAGACCTGAAGCGATGCGCACAATTAAAGCTCTTCAAGCAAAAGGAATTAAAACTATTATGGTAACGGGTGATAATGAACAAACTGGTGCAGCAATACAAGCCGAATTAGGCATGGATCAAGTAGTTTCTGGATGTTTGCCTGAGAAAAAAGTAGATGTGATAAAAGAATTATCGGTATCATATGGAAGTGTAGCGATGGTTGGTGATGGAATTAATGATGCACCCGCTCTTGCGCATGCGGCGGTTGGTATTGCCATGGGAAAAGGGACGGATATCGCAATGGAAACAGCAGATGTCGTCTTAATGAAAAATGATTTAGAAAAAATTCCATATGCCTTCGCACTTTCCAAACGACTTTACTGGATTAGCTGGCAAAATATTTGTTTTGCAATAGCAGTAATATTGGTTCTAATAACGGCTAATGTCTTCCAACTGATTAATTTGCCATTTGGGGTAGTTGGTCATGAAGGAAGTACCATACTAGTCATTCTAAATGGATTAAGATTGCTTAAATCTAATCAAAGGTAGTGATTTATTTGACTGTTCATCTATTCCTAGTCTAAGATAGATGGGCAGTTTCTTTTTGAAAAAAGAGGATATTACCTAAAAAGATTGGAGATAAGTGCATGAGAAAAATTAACTGGACACAATGGATAGCATTATTTGTTTTTGCATCAATGGGAATATCCGTCATTATCACTATTTATGAAATTTTCACAGCACCAATAGAACAACCTACTACAGGACCACACGTAACATTACGAGGGGATTATATATTTTTACTATTTGAAATTCTATTAGGTATTTTTATTTTATTATTACCTTCCATTATTGCACGACGCTTCAAATTTGAAATTCCGGGACTTGTGTATATTCTATTTATCGTTTTCTTATACGGATCGATTTATCTTGGAACTGTTCAAAAATTCTATTCGAGTGTTCCTCATTGGGATAAGATTTTACATACTTTTAGTGGGGCGATGCTTGGGGCAATTGGTTTTTCTTTTGTCAGCTTGCTGAATTCTAATGATAAAGTTGTAATGAAGCTGAAACCAGGTTTTATCGCAGTGTTTGCATTTTGTTTTGCAGTCACAATAGGCGCTTTCTGGGAAGTATATGAGTATACTTTTGATGGTATTATGAACTTGAATATGCAACGTTATAACCTTTCTAGTGGAACGCCGCTTACTGGTCGCGCAGCTCTTGAAGACACGATGACAGATATTATTGTTGATATTATCGGTGCATTATTTATCGTTATTATAGGCTACTTTGCACTCAAAAAAGGTCGACCATGGATGGAACGATTTGAATTCAAACGAAAAAATTGGAAGAAAGAACCAGTTGGAAAATAAATATTCAAGCATCTAGTTTTATGCTAGGTGCTTTTTAGTTGCACAAAAATGCCAACAACTTTGGGGCCGTGAAATGATTGACTGTGTATTTAAACTTTTTTACACTTAAAATGAGAAGAGAACTATGAAGGAGTGAGGAAATGTTTTTAGATACGGGGAATTTAGAGGAAATAAAGAGAGCGCTTCAATTTCCGTTTTTTGAAGGTGTAACTACGAATCCAACCATTTTATTAAAAGAAAATCAACCAAGAAAAACACATATTGCTCACATCCAAGCCAAAATGGTATTTGTTCAAGCGGCAGGTTTATCAGAAGAAGAAATCTGGGAAGATGTGTTGCGTATTCAAACAATTGAACCAGCACAAGGAACTGTGGTTGGTTTGAAAATCCCAGCCCACGAAGCAGGCATAAAAGTTATCGCCAAAGTGCGTGCCAAGTTCCCAGAGGCAATCATTTTAGCAACAGCGATTTTCTCATCCGAGCAAGGTTATATTGCGGCACTTTCTGGTGCGGACTATTTAGCACCTTATTACAATCGCATGGAAGTTAGCGGATTAGATGCAGCTAAAACAATAGCGGAACTTCGATATGTGCTAGATCTTCAAGGACTTCTAAATGTGAAAATTATGGGAGCTAGTTTTAAAAATAGCCGTCAAATCATGCAAGCCTTAGCAAGCGGAGCAGATACAGTGACAATCGGTTACGATTTATTCCTACAAATGATGAACAAACCACTAGCATTAGAAAGTATTGAGAAATTTAATGAACATAACGCTGCATTACCTAAATGAGTAAAAGAGGAAGTTTCCATCGATTTTGGAAACTTCCTCTTTTTTATTTATCTTCATCACGTAATGGTAGGTTGTTTACATAGCTATCAGAATACTGTAAGAGTTTTCGGCTAGCGTCGAATCGTTTCTTCACATCACTTGAAAGTTCTTTGTTTGTGCCATTATAGTTAGTTGCTGCTCCGGTTTCAAAGCTTTCGTCTGGTTGGTACATATAGGAATCTGTGAAATAGCTACCTTCTGGCATAGTGTAGCGTTCCGGAACGTAATTATTAGTAGAATTGAGTATATCTGTACCAAACATAATTTGTTTCCCAGTGTTGATACCGAGTAAATTCATGACAGTTGGCATAATATCAATTTCGCCACCGACATTTTTGATTTCACCAGGGTTTTCCATTCCCGGATAGTGTAAAAAGAAGGGAATACGGTAATCATCAGCCGGATCTGCTTTTAGTTCAGTAGAACGATTGACATATTTCTTCTGCTCTTCAGGTAATTGATCGGTTTTGATAATGTGATGATCTCCGTAGAAAACGACCACTGAATCATCCCAAATGCCACTATCTTTTAATTTTTGGATGAATAGACCTAGTTGTTGATCTGCATAATGAACTGCTTCAAAATAATGGCCAAGTTCGGTATCTTTTAAATCACTTGGTAACTCAATTTCTTGCTTCTCTTCGGGTATATCAAATGGCATATGGCTGCTTACACTAATTAATTGTGCATAGAATTTTTGGTTATTTTTGTATTGTTTTTCTAAAATAGGGAAAGCTTTATTGTAAAGTACTTCATCACTTGGAGAAAAACCGATAACGTCTTCATCTCCAAAAAATTTGCGATCATAGAACTTATCAAAACCAACAGCTGGATAAAATTCATCTCGATTATAAAAACTTGCATCATTTGTATGGAAAGTTGAGGTTTTATAATCATTTTTACCAAGCAAGCGAGGCATTGATGGTATTATACGGTCGCCATATGTTTGGGTATTCGTGTAGTAACCACTTGGGAAAGTCGATGTATAAACAGACCATTCTGCATCAGCAGTATTTGATTTTGATACTGTTTGGAAAAATTTATTCGAATACATCGTTTCGTTTTGCAAACTGTCTAATGTTGGCGTAATAGATTGACCATTCACCTTGACGTTGGTTAGATTACGCTGGAAGGATTCTAATTGTACAATGATAAGATTTTTTCCTTTTGCAGCACCGAAGTAATCGGGTTTGTCTTTTACTGTAACACCCTTAATATCGCGGATGTTTTGCGCATTAATGTCGGCTGCTTTAACATGATCCGCGCCAGTAAGAGCGGTACTAATATTAAATGTAAAAATCCCCATGCGTTTTGCTCTTTTGGAGTCACTAATGATATTTTGTTGCATCATGAAATAAGTAAAGCCACTAAGAACAAGCAAAGTACTAATAAAAGAAACACTGTAAATACGACTAGTTAGACGGAAGGAAGGGAAATCATGTCCTTTTTTAATGTTAAAGTAAAGGATGAACGGAAGGAGAATTATATCTAGGATGTATAACCAATCTGTTCCGCTAAGTAGGCTACTTGCACTTGTTTTTACAACACCCACTTCACCAATTAAGGAGAAACTATGATAAGTTGGGATTTCATTATAAAAACGGGCATAAAGAACACATACCAGCATTAATATACCGATAAAAAGTGACATTCCAGCATACCAATAAATATGGGATCGTACTGGTGCGAGTAAATGTATTAATCCAAGTAGAAGGACGATAAATAATAAGTCCATTCCAAGAGCCAAGAAGTTTGGATTTTTAAAAATCTGGAAATAGGCAAAAGTAAACTTACCAATAATTAATAAAAAATAAAATAAAATCAACTGAATTCCTCTTTCTAGCATGCTTTGTGCCAAATAATCACAAATCCATTACTTTTAATTTTAGCTTAATCATGCGAACAGTGCAAATCATGTAAGATGATTCAGATATAATTAGGTAATAGGTTCTATTTTAGGAAGGAATGATTAGTTTCTGTATTTTTTTTCACAATTCTATTGACCTTTAAAGTGTAAAAGGATACTATTTGAGAAGATTATAAAAAGGTAGGAGAAAAAATGAATTCATTATTTAGAAGAAAACCAATAGAAGATTTAATGCACAATAAAAGCGGGAGTACACATCTAAAACAAACACTAGGACCGCTAGATTTAACTTTGCTAGGTGTTGGAGCAATTGTTGGGACTGGGATTTTTATTTTACCGGGAACAGTAGCTGCGAATAATGCGGGACCAGCAATTATTTTTTCTTTTGTGATTGCAGCGATTGTATGTGCGATTGCAGCCATGTGTTATTCAGAGTTTGCATCTAGTGTTCCAGTTGCTGGGAGCGCCTATACGTATGGCTATGTTGTTTTTGGTGAGTTAATCGGCTGGTTGCTTGGTTGGGCTCTTATTTTGGAATATGGGCTTGCTGTGGCTTCTGTAGCAAGTGGGTGGTCTTCTTATTTAAATGCGCTACTTTCTGGATTTCATATTTCTATTCCGGAAGCAGTATCTGGTCCTTTTAATCCTGAGGCGGGTACATTTATTAATTTACCAGCTATAATTATCGTCCTTGTAATTGCATTTTTATTAACACTTGGAATAAAAGAGTCTACTCGTGTGAATACAATTATGGTTGCTATCAAAGTTGGGGTTATTTTACTTTTCTTAGTCGTTGGGGTATTTTATGTTAAACCGGATAATTGGCAACCGTTTATGCCATTTGGAATTAGTGGTGTGATGAATGGTGCGGCATTAGTGTTTTTTGCTTATTTAGGTTTTGATGCAGTTTCGTCAGCGGCAGAAGAAGTGAAAAATCCACAACGAACGATGCCAATTGGAATAATAGGATCACTACTTATTTGCACTGTATTATATGTAGCGGTTTCGGCTGTTTTAACTGGAATGGTACCATATACTGATTTAAATGTAACTGATCCGGTAGCCTATGCTTTACAAGTTATTAACCAAGACTGGGTGGCAGGGATTGTATCGCTTGGTGCCGTAGTTGGAATGATTACAGTGATTTTAGTAATGAGTTACGGTGCTACAAGACTAATTTTTGCAATGGGACGTGATGGTTTATTACCAAAAGTACTTGCAGAAATCAACCAAAAATATCAAACACCGGTCAAAAATACTTGGATTTTCGCTGTTATAGTCGCAATTATTAGTGGTCTAGTTCCACTTGATAGATTAGCTGAATTAGTTAATATTGGGACTCTGTTGGCATTTATGATGGTTTCAATCGGGATTATTTTCTTACGTAAAAATAAAGCGATTCAAAAATCAGGTTTCAAAGTGCCATTTTATCCCGTTTTACCGATAGTATCATTTCTATTATGTGCATTTCTAATTAGTCGTTTATCTGTTCATACATGGATTCTTTGTGGAATTTGGTTTGTAATAGGCTTAATTGTGTATTTCACTTATGGTAGAAATCACAGTGAATTGCTTAAAAAATAACTAACTTACTTTTTGTAAGTCTTATCATTGGAATTTGAAGGCTCCTTATGTTGTAATGAATATATGATACTAAAAGGAGCGTTTATACCATGGTAAAAATTAGTGAAAAATTGCGATTAGGTGAAGTTGTATTAAATGTAGGTCATTTAAAAGAGATGGCAGGTTTTTATCAAGAAGTAATTGGCTTAACTTTAATGGAGGAAAATGATCAGTTCGTGCGTTTTGGAGTGAGTGGATCTGATGAAGCGTTACTTGTTCTTAAAAAAATTGATAATGCGGTTGTCCCAGAAGTACCGCGAATTGGTTTATTTCATACAGCGTTTCTGTTACCCACTCGAGAAAGTTTAGCGGATGTACTCGTTCATCTAGCACAGTCTGGCTATCCAATTGATGGTGCTGGAGATCACGCTTATAGTGAGGCGCTTTATTTACATGATATTGAAGGAAACGGTATTGAAATTTATGCAGACCGTCCTAAAAAAAGTTGGATGCGTGATGGCGAAGGGAACTTGCCGATGGTAACAGAACAAGTGGATGTGGATGATTTACTTAAAAATGCGACGGGAAAAGCGTTCACTGGAATGCCAAATGGGACGATTATTGGTCATGTACATTTACAAGTATCGGATGCTGATAAGGCGGAACAGTTTTATAAAGAGGCGCTTGGTATGAATTTAACAACAGCAATACCATCTGCCAGATTTTTTGCAGCAGGTGATTATCATCATCATATTGGGTCGAATGTTTGGGCTGGTCGTCATATAAATAATCGGCAGGAGAATGAAGTGGGGCTCGCATGGTTTACAATTATAACTCCGGACAAAGAAATAATTACTACTCATTTAAAGCAGCAAGGTTATGAAGTAAAATATGTTGGAAATACGATTTCGGTCATTGATTCAAATGGAATTATGATTCATTTTAAATAAAAAAAAGAACTGTTTAAGCGAAAAGTGAGCTTAAACAGTTTTTTGATGAGATAATAAGGGAAAGGTAGATAAGACAAAATATTTTAATGTTTACGTTGCATTGTTTTCTTCAAAAGCCAATTACTGGATTGGAAAAGAGTTAAGACGATTAAAAAGATTCCAATTCCAAGATTTAAATAAGAAAGTGCGAGTGCTGCGTCTTCTGGAAATGAATTTTGGACAGTGAGAAAAATAAGAAAGAATCCGCTATTTGCACTAAAAGCTATCCAAAACCAAGATAGTCCGCTTAATTTACCTACTATAAAAGAAAGCCCTGAAATAATTGCTGCTAAGATAAGTCCTGTAAGTATCATTGACATAAATTCCATTTTCATCGCTCCTTTGTCATAAATGAAATTATTATTAATAATAATGTAACATAAATGAAATATTTTGTAAAGAAGATACGAAGAAAGGAGATACACAGATGATTGAATTTTTTAAAACAACAAATGAAGAGATGGAGCAACTGCCCGCCATAGAAGATGGTTGTTGGGTAAAGGTCACTGCTCCCACCCAAGAAGAAATTGAAAAATTGAGTAAGGAAATGGATGTACCTAAGCCATATATTTTAGATGCACTAGATTCAGAAGAACGCTCTAGAATTGAGTTAAAAAGAGCAGAGGAAGATGTGAGACATTCACTAGTTATTGTAGACTGCCCTTACGAATCAGAAGATGAACTTGGCTATACGATGTATGAAACATTGCCGATTGGAATAGTACTAACTAAAACCCATCTTGTTACCATTTCTTTAAGAGATTTGCCTATTTTAGAAGATATTCGATCAATGAAATTAGAAATATATGATACAACTAATCATAAGCAATTTTTGTTAAAGTTACTTTATGCTGTATCTTACTATTACCTCAAATATTTAAATCAAATCATTAAACAAACAAATAATTTAGAATTAAAGATTAAGCAATCGATGAAAAATGAGCAGCTCTATGCTTTTATGGCGGTTCAAAAAAGTTTAGTTTTTTTTGCAACAGCGCTTCAATCGAACAAAGCAATTTTAGATAAAATGGAAGATGTGGAACATTTTATGCAACAAGAAGATAATCATGATTTACTAAGAGATGTTATTATTGAGAACAAACAAGCGATTGCAATGACGGATACATATACGCAAATAATTAGCGGGATGTCTGATGTGTTTTCATCTGTTATCTCAAATAATTTGAATATAGTAATGAAATTTCTTACCTCATTTACGATTATCTTATCTTTACCAACGATTGTGGCAAGTGTTTACGGGATGAATATCAAATTGCCATTTATGCATAACGACCACGCTTTTGCACTAATTCTTTTGTTTACGTTATTAATTACAACGGGAGTAACAGTAATTTTTTGGCGTAGAAAATACTTTTAAATAGAGAAATTGGGGGATGGACATGGAAAAACAAACATATGAAAAATTAGCATATTATACAATCAAAGAAAAGATTCTCAGTGGGAAACTTCATGTAGGGCAACATATATCAGAAGCGAGTATAGCAAAAGAATTATCCATTAGCAGAACTCCAGTCAGAAAAGCAATCGCTGTTTTAGTATCCGAAGAGTTGATTGATTATGAAATAAATCGCGGCGCTATCGTAATAGAAAGCAGTATGAGTGCTGGCCGTTTTATTGAATTACTTGAAATGGCTGAAATTCTAGTGGTACAAACTATTGAAAAATGTAAAAATAAAAATCTAACTTATAAACCAGAAAAAGGAAATGAAATACTTGCAGAAATGCGCCAAATTCAAAAAGAAGAAGATGTAGAAGCCTATTTGTCGTTACTGAGTAAATGGTTATTACAATTTATTTCCCAATTAGCAAACATATACGCGGAAGATATTGTACGGAAAATGAAGCGTGATTTCTTTAATAAAGCGCAAAAAGATATTAAAATGATTCCTGTGCTTTTAGAAAATGAAACGATGGAAACATTAGAACAACTTTCCACTTATATGGTTGAAAAGAAACATGATTTAGCAAAAGAGGTAATACAAAAATTGATGAATTTGTATATTATCCGTACATTTAGATAGTATTTCTAAAATGATTTGCTTAAAAAAAGGAGGTGCTTTTGATGCGGAAAGTATATGAAATTTTTATTTTAGACTGGCGCCGTCTCTTTAAAGCGCCTTTAGCATTATTATTAGTAATTGCATTAATTATTTTGCCATCATTATATGCTTGGTTTAATATTGAAGCACTTTGGGACCCTTACTCGAATACTTCGGGAATCAAAGTGGCAGTTTCGATTGATGATGAAGGGGCTGAAGTAGACGTTCCTGGGAAAAAGCCTGAGAAAGTGAATGTCGGCAATCAACTGAAGAAAACGCTAGAAAAAAATAAAAAACTTGGCTGGACATTTGTAAGTGAAGAGGAAGCAAAAAAAGGAGTGAAAAGCGGTAAATACTATGCCTCTATTCACATTCCAAAAGATTTTTCGGAAGACATGGTTTCTGTTGTAAATGATAATGTCAAAAAACCAACGATTGATTACTCTGTTAATGAAAAAATCAATGCCATCGCACCAAAAATGACGGAGAGTGGCGCAACGACGATTGTAAATCAAATAAGCTCAGAGTTTGTTGGGACAGTAAGTAAATCAGTTTTAGAAGAGTTTAATAAAGCAGGAATTGACCTTGAAAATGAATTACCGACAATCCGCCGCTTAAAAACGAAAGTATTCCAAGTACAAGATGCTTTACCAGAACTTAAAAAAATGGGTGGCGAGGCTGTGAAAATTGAAGCCAAACTCCCTGAACTAAAAGCTAAAGCAAACCAAGTAGTGGAACTAAATGAAAAAATTCCAGAGTTAAATAAAGCAACAGAAAACGTCTTGTTAGTAGAACAACAACTACCAAAAATCGACCAACTTGGCCAAGATATTCTAGTTTTACAAAAGAAAATACCAGAAATCAAGCAAATTGCAGACTCAGTAAAAGAAGTGGACGAAAACTTTGGAACGATTAAGAAAACTGTTAATGATGCAGTAAATGAATCGGGTAAGGCGCTCGATGTGATTGATACGGCGATGACGGCGATACCAACTGTAGAAAAAATCGCCCAAAACGGCAGTGGCTATGTGGACAAAGTGTCCGATTTTACGGATGAAATTAATAAATCATTTGATACGTTAGCGCCTGCTATTAAACAGAATTTAACACTAATGAAGCAAATGGCAGACAACATTTATCAAGTCACAGAAGCAATTAAAAATGGTTCTATAAACTCCGAACAAGCGATTGCGGAATTGAAGAAAATGGAACAAGATATTGATTCTTTACAACAAATGATTACAAAACAAACCGCCACATTGGAAAGTTTAAATGAAACGTTGCCTAATAAGCCTTTTACTGATTTAATCAAGAATTTAAAAGCCATTAATAGTCAGTTAAGTACACAAAAAGAAACAGTGACAAAAGTTCGCACAGCACTTGAAAACGGGGAAAAACCAGCGGAAGAATTACTCAATCAACTAAATGCACAAGCAAAAAATATTAGTGCAAAATTGGATCAAATTTTAGCGAATTATGATTCGGAAATTGTCCCAGCAATCAAAACCGGTTTAAACCAAATTCAAGGGGATTTAAAAGATAGCCAACAATTATTAAAAACGTTGCAATCGAAAATCCCAGAAATTACGCAGGTATTAAAAGACTCAAAAGAAACACTTCAAACTGGACAAACCTATTTAAAAGAGTTCCAACAGCGTTTGCCAGAAATCCAGAAAACACTGGATGAAGCCACTAAAGTAATTAATACCAAATTGGATACTATTATTGCTGGGATTAACGAAGCAGCAAGCTTTTACCAAAATGATTATCCAAATGTAAAAGCGAACATTAAAAAAGCGGCCAATTTTATCCGCGATGATTTGCCTGGACTTGAAAAAGAAATAAACCAAGCCTCCAATCTTATTCAAGAAAAAATGCCAGAATTCGAAAAAGCGATTAAAATTGCAGCAAACCTTTCCCGAGAAGAACTGCCGGAATTTGAGAAAGCAATTAATAATGCCGCCAATAAAATTACTGATTTCGACAAGAATTATGATTTACAAAGTATTATTAAAATGCTCCGTAATGATGCCGATAAGGATAGTTCTTTTATTGCAAACCCAGTTAATTTAAAAGAAACAAGTTATTATCCGATTCCAAATTACGGCTCGGCAAGCTCGCCATTTTACACGGCGCTTTGTCTATGGGTTGGCGCTCTCTTGCTTATTTCATTACTTCGGGTTGATGTAGAAGTACCAGCTGGTATTTTTAGTCATTACCATCGCTATTTTGGACGCTTGCTGACATTCTTATCTATTGGCTTGATGCAGGCGCTCATCGTGACACTTGGAAATATATTCTTACTTGGTGTTTCGATTGCAGAACCTTTGCTCCATGTTCTTTTTAGTATGTTTATTAGTGTTGTATTTATGACAATTGTATACACACTTGTATCCTTATTTAATAATGTCGGAAAAGGAATCGCGATTATTTTGCTAGTGCTACAAATTTCAGGAGCCGGCGGAAACTTTCCTATTCAAGTTTCGCCACCATTTTTCCAAGCAATTTATCCGTTTTTACCATTCACTTATGCTGTTAGTTTAATCAGGGAAAGTGTTGGGGGATTATATATGCCAACTGTTTGGCTTGATATGAGTGTACTTGCTGGATTTGCGATTTTGTTTATTGCATTAGGTCTTTTACTCAAAAAACCACTCGACAAAGTTGTACCGAAATTATCGGAAAAAGCGAAACGAAGCAAGCTGATTCATTAAAAATAGTATATAATTATTAGCGAAGAGGGGTGAGCATTATCACAAATAAGTATAAAACCTTAGATAAAATGGTTTATAATTTACTTCTTGAAAAAATTAAACGAGGAGAATTAGTACCAAATCAGCATTTGGCGGAAGAAAAACTAGCAACTGAATTTGGTGTTAGTCGCTCACCGCTCCGAAAAGCTATAGCCACACTCACTGCGCAAGGTATTGTAAGCTATCATGAAAATAGTGGGACAGTACTTAATGATGTCCTTATTGATTCGGCTCGTTATGTACAACT comes from the Listeria welshimeri serovar 6b str. SLCC5334 genome and includes:
- a CDS encoding heavy metal translocating P-type ATPase, with the protein product MKEWMKRNWQFVTTGISGILIIVGWLVGNEVGDFWTAVIFLSAFVIGGFEQAKEGIQATIKTKKLNVELLMILAATGASIIGYWFEGAILIFIFSVSGALETYTTNKSKREITKLMAFQPERAFLLLPNGDLKEIAAKDLQLDDMVLVRPGESVPIDGVIVRGSTTLNEAAINGESVPAMKSAGSEVFGGTVNVSSAITVKVTQTFDNTIFSKIIRLVETAQSEPSKTARFIERFEDAYVKAVLLFVLVMMFLPHFALGWSWNETFYRAMVLLTVASPCALVASVTPATLAAISNGARHGILFKGGVHLENLRGIKAIAFDKTGTLTNGTPVLTDRLFAENVDKQEIINMVVALERQSLHPLAAAITQDLDAEVTKNITEIEITDVPGWGVQADYKGEIWQVGKAGFVGTESAREFLSGAFEKLASEGKTVVYVAKSGVVLAMFALKDTCRPEAMRTIKALQAKGIKTIMVTGDNEQTGAAIQAELGMDQVVSGCLPEKKVDVIKELSVSYGSVAMVGDGINDAPALAHAAVGIAMGKGTDIAMETADVVLMKNDLEKIPYAFALSKRLYWISWQNICFAIAVILVLITANVFQLINLPFGVVGHEGSTILVILNGLRLLKSNQR
- a CDS encoding transaldolase family protein, coding for MFLDTGNLEEIKRALQFPFFEGVTTNPTILLKENQPRKTHIAHIQAKMVFVQAAGLSEEEIWEDVLRIQTIEPAQGTVVGLKIPAHEAGIKVIAKVRAKFPEAIILATAIFSSEQGYIAALSGADYLAPYYNRMEVSGLDAAKTIAELRYVLDLQGLLNVKIMGASFKNSRQIMQALASGADTVTIGYDLFLQMMNKPLALESIEKFNEHNAALPK
- the ltaP gene encoding lipoteichoic acid primase LtaP, which codes for MILFYFLLIIGKFTFAYFQIFKNPNFLALGMDLLFIVLLLGLIHLLAPVRSHIYWYAGMSLFIGILMLVCVLYARFYNEIPTYHSFSLIGEVGVVKTSASSLLSGTDWLYILDIILLPFILYFNIKKGHDFPSFRLTSRIYSVSFISTLLVLSGFTYFMMQQNIISDSKRAKRMGIFTFNISTALTGADHVKAADINAQNIRDIKGVTVKDKPDYFGAAKGKNLIIVQLESFQRNLTNVKVNGQSITPTLDSLQNETMYSNKFFQTVSKSNTADAEWSVYTSTFPSGYYTNTQTYGDRIIPSMPRLLGKNDYKTSTFHTNDASFYNRDEFYPAVGFDKFYDRKFFGDEDVIGFSPSDEVLYNKAFPILEKQYKNNQKFYAQLISVSSHMPFDIPEEKQEIELPSDLKDTELGHYFEAVHYADQQLGLFIQKLKDSGIWDDSVVVFYGDHHIIKTDQLPEEQKKYVNRSTELKADPADDYRIPFFLHYPGMENPGEIKNVGGEIDIMPTVMNLLGINTGKQIMFGTDILNSTNNYVPERYTMPEGSYFTDSYMYQPDESFETGAATNYNGTNKELSSDVKKRFDASRKLLQYSDSYVNNLPLRDEDK
- a CDS encoding amino acid permease, whose amino-acid sequence is MNSLFRRKPIEDLMHNKSGSTHLKQTLGPLDLTLLGVGAIVGTGIFILPGTVAANNAGPAIIFSFVIAAIVCAIAAMCYSEFASSVPVAGSAYTYGYVVFGELIGWLLGWALILEYGLAVASVASGWSSYLNALLSGFHISIPEAVSGPFNPEAGTFINLPAIIIVLVIAFLLTLGIKESTRVNTIMVAIKVGVILLFLVVGVFYVKPDNWQPFMPFGISGVMNGAALVFFAYLGFDAVSSAAEEVKNPQRTMPIGIIGSLLICTVLYVAVSAVLTGMVPYTDLNVTDPVAYALQVINQDWVAGIVSLGAVVGMITVILVMSYGATRLIFAMGRDGLLPKVLAEINQKYQTPVKNTWIFAVIVAIISGLVPLDRLAELVNIGTLLAFMMVSIGIIFLRKNKAIQKSGFKVPFYPVLPIVSFLLCAFLISRLSVHTWILCGIWFVIGLIVYFTYGRNHSELLKK
- a CDS encoding VOC family protein, with amino-acid sequence MVKISEKLRLGEVVLNVGHLKEMAGFYQEVIGLTLMEENDQFVRFGVSGSDEALLVLKKIDNAVVPEVPRIGLFHTAFLLPTRESLADVLVHLAQSGYPIDGAGDHAYSEALYLHDIEGNGIEIYADRPKKSWMRDGEGNLPMVTEQVDVDDLLKNATGKAFTGMPNGTIIGHVHLQVSDADKAEQFYKEALGMNLTTAIPSARFFAAGDYHHHIGSNVWAGRHINNRQENEVGLAWFTIITPDKEIITTHLKQQGYEVKYVGNTISVIDSNGIMIHFK